A single Candidatus Thalassolituus haligoni DNA region contains:
- a CDS encoding DUF3322 domain-containing protein, protein MMKLPADLAEKLSRQWQQTELRLERLLSEAAWPVELMIGKPSGEQFARHTAEVRQQVQAWQAVTVGEVIFTAVKYRAAADAVELPLCWRLHTPTEWVAATENEQVQQEFRILEQLVFSGRVRQVYHAALIRERSLWRNKPVEDVITTASLADSLSPGAAQGRPLRLMAGFGVDTKFMERNAKLLQRLLDERYNGTASEQGLHAFLDAAVESDHWLLVKPLTSGLLPFKRLRLSTRELADTPLPCRRILVIENERCEHLLPELDAIAILGAGLDLGWLASRVFDGKQILYWGDMDSWGLTMLARARQLRPAIGSVLMDQATFEAFHVGAAVVEPAPAGEQIPNGLTTAEQQFYLYLLNSPKGRLEQEFVPASRVADALNNWIKHQLTNNR, encoded by the coding sequence ATGATGAAACTTCCAGCTGATCTGGCAGAAAAGCTGAGCAGGCAATGGCAACAGACCGAGCTTCGGCTTGAACGCTTGTTGTCAGAGGCGGCCTGGCCGGTTGAGTTGATGATTGGCAAACCTTCCGGTGAGCAGTTTGCCCGCCATACCGCTGAGGTGCGACAGCAAGTGCAGGCCTGGCAGGCTGTCACGGTCGGAGAGGTCATTTTTACAGCGGTGAAATACCGGGCTGCGGCGGATGCGGTTGAACTGCCGTTGTGCTGGCGCTTGCACACACCAACCGAATGGGTCGCTGCTACTGAGAATGAACAGGTGCAGCAAGAGTTCCGGATATTGGAGCAGCTGGTTTTTAGCGGTCGTGTGCGTCAGGTGTACCACGCCGCCTTGATTCGTGAGCGCTCGCTGTGGCGCAATAAACCAGTTGAGGACGTGATCACCACCGCTTCTCTGGCTGATTCACTGTCGCCCGGTGCAGCGCAAGGCAGGCCTCTGCGTCTGATGGCAGGGTTTGGGGTGGATACTAAATTTATGGAGCGTAACGCCAAGCTACTGCAACGACTGCTGGACGAGCGTTATAACGGCACCGCCAGCGAGCAGGGGCTACACGCTTTTTTGGATGCAGCGGTTGAGTCCGACCATTGGCTGCTGGTGAAACCTCTGACCAGCGGGCTGTTGCCCTTTAAGCGGCTAAGACTGAGCACCCGTGAACTGGCTGATACCCCCTTGCCTTGCCGTCGTATTTTGGTGATCGAAAACGAACGCTGTGAACACCTGTTACCGGAGCTGGATGCCATTGCGATTCTGGGGGCAGGTCTGGATCTGGGCTGGCTGGCGTCGCGGGTCTTTGACGGTAAACAGATTCTCTATTGGGGTGATATGGACAGCTGGGGCTTAACCATGCTGGCGCGCGCCAGACAGCTGCGCCCGGCAATAGGCTCGGTACTGATGGATCAGGCCACGTTCGAAGCATTCCATGTTGGTGCTGCCGTGGTAGAACCGGCTCCAGCAGGAGAGCAAATTCCAAATGGGCTGACGACAGCAGAACAGCAGTTTTATTTGTACTTGCTCAACAGCCCGAAAGGTCGGTTGGAACAGGAGTTTGTACCTGCATCACGGGTCGCCGACGCATTAAATAACTGGATAAAGCACCAACTGACCAACAACAGGTAG
- the prfB gene encoding peptide chain release factor 2 (programmed frameshift), with amino-acid sequence MPLEINPIIETIKDLTARTDVLRGYLDYANKTERLEEVEQELAQPDVWNDAARAQELGKERSALEAVVKTIDTLDTGLADLKDLLDMAVEENDEEAVAEVESELADLRQQLEALEFRRMFSGELDANNAYVEIQSGSGGTEAQDWANMMLRMYLRWIEAHGFKGELMEVSDGEVAGIKGATIRVEGEYAYGWLRTETGVHRLVRKSPFDSGNRRHTSFSSVFVSPEVDDDIDIEINPSDLRIDVYRASGAGGQHVNRTESAVRITHLPTNIVTQCQNDRSQHKNKDQAMKQLKAKLYEFELQKRNAAAQVLEDSKSDIGWGSQIRSYVLDDARIKDLRTGVETRNTQAVLDGGLDQFIEASLKKGL; translated from the exons ATCCCTTTGGAAATCAATCCAATCATCGAAACGATCAAAGACCTCACGGCGCGCACCGACGTGCTTAGGGGGTATCTT GACTATGCCAACAAGACTGAACGGCTGGAAGAAGTAGAGCAGGAACTGGCTCAACCCGACGTTTGGAACGACGCTGCCCGCGCTCAGGAGCTGGGTAAGGAACGTTCCGCGCTGGAAGCGGTGGTCAAGACCATCGACACCCTTGATACCGGCCTTGCAGATCTGAAAGACTTGCTCGATATGGCCGTTGAGGAAAACGACGAAGAGGCGGTCGCTGAAGTTGAGTCTGAACTGGCCGACCTGCGGCAACAACTGGAGGCGCTGGAATTCCGTCGTATGTTCTCCGGTGAGCTGGATGCCAACAATGCTTACGTGGAAATCCAGTCCGGCTCGGGTGGTACAGAAGCCCAGGACTGGGCCAATATGATGTTGCGGATGTATTTGCGCTGGATTGAAGCTCATGGTTTCAAGGGCGAGTTGATGGAAGTATCCGATGGCGAAGTGGCCGGTATCAAGGGCGCGACCATCCGGGTTGAAGGCGAGTACGCTTATGGCTGGCTACGCACCGAGACTGGCGTTCACCGACTGGTGCGCAAGAGTCCGTTTGATTCCGGCAACCGTCGGCATACCTCGTTCTCTTCTGTGTTTGTATCACCGGAAGTGGATGACGATATCGATATCGAGATTAATCCGTCGGATCTGCGTATCGACGTTTACCGGGCTTCCGGTGCCGGTGGTCAGCACGTTAACCGGACGGAATCCGCAGTGCGTATTACTCACTTGCCGACCAATATCGTGACCCAGTGTCAGAACGATCGCTCGCAGCACAAGAACAAAGACCAGGCCATGAAACAGTTGAAGGCCAAGTTGTACGAGTTCGAGCTGCAAAAACGTAATGCCGCTGCTCAGGTGCTGGAAGATTCCAAGTCGGATATCGGCTGGGGCAGCCAGATTCGCTCTTACGTGCTCGACGATGCCCGTATCAAGGATTTGCGCACCGGGGTCGAAACCCGCAATACGCAAGCGGTATTGGATGGCGGTCTGGATCAGTTTATTGAAGCGAGCCTGAAAAAGGGGCTGTGA
- the lysS gene encoding lysine--tRNA ligase, producing MTEQNQTAQEENKLIAERRAKLEQLREGSLANGHPNDFKREHLAGELKAKHGEKDKATLAEEQHPVVVAGRVMRRGGPFVGIQDSSGSIQFYLAKPKQKESEAWQLLDIGDIVGVAGTLQKSGKGDLYVEIDDITNLRILTKSLRPLPDKFHGLGDQEMKYRQRYVDLIINEETRNTFLMRSKIIEGIRYFLSQRGFMEVETPMLQSIPGGATAKPFETHHNAMGIDMFLRIAPELYLKRLVVGGFDKVFEINRNFRNEGTSTRHNPEFTMIEFYQAYADYRDLMDITESMLKFIAESVLGNTTIEYGESTYDFAAPFQRMTMVDAILKYNPAMDADVLNHAEAHIDTLKQYAQQVGIKDSPKQAAWGAGKYICEIFEATAEEQLDQPTFITEYPWEVSPLARRNDANPFVTDRFEFFVGGRELANGFSELNDAEDQAARFRKQVEEKDAGDDEAMHYDADYINALEYGMPPTAGEGIGIDRLVMLFTNSHTIKDVILFPHMKPLA from the coding sequence ATGACCGAACAGAATCAAACCGCCCAGGAAGAAAACAAACTGATTGCCGAGCGTCGCGCCAAGCTGGAACAGCTGCGTGAAGGTAGCTTGGCAAATGGCCACCCGAATGACTTCAAGCGTGAACATTTGGCGGGTGAATTAAAAGCCAAGCATGGCGAAAAAGACAAGGCAACCCTGGCGGAAGAGCAGCACCCGGTCGTGGTTGCCGGTCGTGTGATGCGTCGTGGCGGCCCATTTGTCGGGATTCAGGACAGCAGCGGTTCGATCCAGTTTTACCTTGCCAAACCGAAGCAGAAAGAAAGCGAAGCGTGGCAGCTGCTGGACATCGGCGATATTGTCGGCGTGGCGGGCACCTTGCAGAAATCTGGCAAGGGCGATTTGTACGTTGAAATTGATGACATTACCAACCTGCGCATCCTGACCAAGTCCTTGCGGCCACTGCCAGACAAGTTTCATGGTCTGGGTGATCAGGAGATGAAATATCGTCAGCGTTATGTCGATCTGATCATCAATGAAGAAACTCGTAACACGTTTTTGATGCGTTCAAAAATCATTGAAGGCATTCGCTACTTCTTGTCCCAGCGCGGTTTTATGGAAGTGGAAACCCCCATGCTGCAAAGCATTCCGGGTGGCGCAACGGCCAAACCCTTTGAAACCCATCACAATGCCATGGGTATTGATATGTTCCTGCGGATCGCGCCAGAACTGTATCTGAAGCGGCTGGTGGTGGGCGGTTTCGACAAGGTGTTCGAGATCAATCGTAACTTCCGTAACGAAGGCACCAGCACCCGCCATAATCCTGAATTCACCATGATCGAGTTTTATCAGGCCTATGCGGATTACCGCGACCTGATGGACATTACCGAATCCATGTTGAAATTTATTGCCGAATCGGTGCTGGGCAACACTACCATTGAATATGGCGAATCAACCTACGACTTTGCTGCGCCGTTCCAACGCATGACCATGGTTGATGCGATTCTGAAGTACAACCCTGCAATGGACGCCGACGTGCTGAATCATGCTGAAGCCCATATCGACACGCTGAAACAGTACGCCCAGCAGGTCGGTATCAAAGACTCGCCCAAGCAGGCCGCTTGGGGGGCAGGCAAGTACATTTGTGAAATCTTCGAAGCAACCGCTGAAGAGCAATTGGATCAGCCCACCTTTATTACTGAATACCCGTGGGAAGTATCACCGCTGGCGCGTCGTAACGATGCCAACCCGTTTGTGACCGACCGTTTTGAATTCTTTGTCGGCGGTCGTGAACTGGCCAACGGTTTCTCCGAGTTAAACGACGCGGAAGACCAAGCGGCCCGCTTCCGCAAGCAGGTCGAAGAGAAAGACGCTGGTGACGATGAGGCGATGCACTACGATGCCGACTATATCAACGCGTTGGAATACGGCATGCCGCCAACCGCAGGTGAAGGGATCGGCATTGACCGTCTGGTAATGCTGTTTACCAACTCACACACCATTAAAGATGTGATCCTGTTTCCGCATATGAAGCCGCTGGCGTAA
- a CDS encoding SEC-C metal-binding domain-containing protein, producing the protein MNNNSQTMAWMAEALSDALLHDNLDHFLTLFRKTMAVPAADFKSDTLGQYLFQLLPKSSNQFVLVAPAFPGRNDPCFCGSGKKLKKCCVALSDFPLPVPADLFLLALSAMNNQQLLALAEKPGWTAAAAALFCEHAMTEMAFDAVVTVGRYLTCEPAKLRNEHQELVSTLFDALLEVQLDDERFALMQQLTECKRAPSVQSLAYQRLAMFVFEQGQAAEARQYLQQAMRLDPDQYELPMTELTILCAVAEDAEVRARAKFWQARLQKKYQQGTPILEFVNQVVKEGKALYLQQLDRIENLLDVREETAALALADPYIVNVEKVLSLFERSENTFTGSACDFKVVKGEASRILKAEYRQDYKAWIQQLSLMEQDCLSQAQRQERRLGDDHFREMADDMRWLLPDTRWIDILRQAPALLNHIEVIQRLTDMAQPLPYPEADDTADSPNQLSCFGIFRMILGFKRREVLMNICLSLPAELTLPGRLKANQPFWDLAYDYYLDCCEHVDGDVDNEDMLEQLVAREPATPVWLQEALALVYLKQQKSEQLVALVRGCRRTSVACILMQAYALQLQQQPQDALACIQQLLVRNRKFLRQLKMALAETSLSPLENTTLVTFGQILLEDNDNQAVVGCRQWLLRHLPS; encoded by the coding sequence ATGAACAATAACTCGCAGACGATGGCGTGGATGGCTGAAGCCCTGTCTGACGCACTACTCCATGATAATCTTGATCATTTTCTGACACTGTTCAGAAAGACGATGGCGGTACCGGCCGCTGACTTCAAGTCGGATACACTGGGGCAGTACCTGTTTCAGTTACTGCCCAAATCCTCGAATCAGTTTGTTTTGGTGGCTCCGGCTTTTCCGGGGCGCAATGATCCCTGTTTCTGTGGCTCGGGCAAAAAGCTCAAAAAATGCTGTGTCGCGCTGAGTGATTTTCCGCTGCCTGTACCTGCCGATCTATTTTTGCTGGCCTTGTCAGCAATGAATAACCAGCAGTTGTTGGCGTTGGCGGAAAAGCCAGGCTGGACAGCCGCCGCTGCCGCTCTGTTCTGTGAACATGCGATGACGGAAATGGCATTCGATGCCGTGGTGACGGTCGGGCGTTATCTGACCTGCGAACCCGCAAAACTCAGAAACGAGCATCAGGAGCTGGTGAGTACCTTGTTCGATGCGTTGCTTGAAGTGCAGCTGGATGACGAACGATTTGCTTTGATGCAGCAACTGACCGAATGCAAACGCGCACCGTCGGTACAGTCTCTTGCCTATCAGCGTCTGGCTATGTTTGTATTTGAACAAGGGCAGGCAGCAGAAGCCCGGCAATATTTGCAGCAGGCGATGCGTCTGGATCCTGACCAGTACGAATTGCCAATGACGGAACTGACCATATTGTGCGCTGTTGCCGAAGATGCGGAAGTACGCGCCAGAGCCAAATTCTGGCAAGCCCGATTGCAGAAAAAGTATCAACAGGGCACCCCGATTCTGGAGTTCGTCAATCAAGTGGTGAAGGAAGGCAAGGCGCTTTATCTTCAACAACTCGATAGGATCGAAAACCTGTTAGATGTGCGCGAAGAGACTGCGGCTTTAGCGTTGGCCGATCCGTATATTGTGAATGTCGAAAAGGTACTCTCGCTGTTTGAGAGGTCTGAAAATACCTTTACCGGGTCTGCGTGTGACTTCAAGGTCGTTAAAGGCGAGGCGTCACGAATTCTGAAAGCGGAATACCGTCAAGACTATAAGGCATGGATACAGCAGCTGAGCTTGATGGAACAAGACTGTCTCTCTCAGGCTCAGCGCCAAGAGCGAAGGTTAGGTGACGACCATTTCCGGGAAATGGCCGATGACATGCGTTGGTTGCTGCCAGATACTCGCTGGATCGACATATTACGTCAGGCCCCAGCCTTGCTGAATCATATTGAGGTGATTCAGCGGTTGACAGATATGGCGCAGCCGCTGCCCTATCCAGAAGCAGACGACACTGCTGACAGCCCTAACCAGCTCAGTTGTTTTGGTATATTCAGAATGATATTGGGGTTCAAGCGTCGGGAAGTGTTAATGAATATCTGTTTATCCTTACCCGCTGAGCTGACGTTACCTGGGCGTTTAAAGGCCAATCAGCCGTTTTGGGATCTGGCATACGACTACTACCTGGATTGTTGCGAGCACGTTGACGGTGATGTGGATAATGAAGATATGCTGGAACAACTGGTTGCACGAGAGCCAGCCACGCCAGTGTGGTTGCAAGAAGCGCTGGCACTGGTTTACCTGAAACAGCAGAAAAGTGAACAGCTGGTGGCGCTGGTACGGGGATGTCGACGCACCTCGGTGGCGTGTATCCTGATGCAGGCTTATGCTCTTCAGTTACAGCAACAGCCACAAGACGCGCTGGCTTGTATTCAACAATTGTTAGTGCGCAATCGCAAGTTTTTACGCCAGCTCAAGATGGCGCTGGCAGAGACAAGCCTGAGTCCGTTGGAAAATACAACGCTGGTAACCTTTGGCCAGATACTGCTGGAAGACAACGACAATCAGGCTGTGGTGGGTTGCCGTCAGTGGCTGTTGAGGCATCTGCCGAGCTGA
- a CDS encoding M48 family metallopeptidase, whose translation MTYTPKLTINTSLLLSGITTALILAGCATSPTGRTQLMVISPEKAISESKSAYLSTVSELEESDQLVTDPKRISRIKTITGRLITEAVAKYPKTASWEWSVAIINDPDTLNAWCMAGGRMAIYTGIIDQLNLTDDEIAQIMGHEISHALANHTAEQMSRAMVINAGLAATAAATDNNAIALSGGAMAAKYALQLPNSRTAENEADRIGIELATRAGYSPTSAVTLWEKMQKVGGSSGPEFLSTHPSSGNRAKELGKLAPEMRKLNPTAKKSAVYPVTIVQ comes from the coding sequence ATGACGTACACACCCAAACTGACTATCAACACATCCTTGCTGCTTTCGGGAATCACCACCGCCCTGATCTTGGCCGGTTGCGCCACCAGCCCCACCGGACGTACCCAATTGATGGTAATCTCACCAGAAAAAGCCATCAGCGAATCCAAAAGCGCCTACCTGAGCACCGTCAGCGAGCTGGAAGAAAGCGACCAGCTGGTCACCGACCCCAAGCGCATCAGTCGCATCAAAACCATTACCGGAAGACTGATCACAGAAGCGGTTGCCAAATACCCGAAAACAGCCAGCTGGGAATGGAGTGTGGCCATCATTAACGACCCCGACACCTTGAACGCCTGGTGTATGGCCGGCGGTCGTATGGCTATTTATACCGGCATTATCGACCAACTCAATCTGACCGATGATGAAATTGCCCAAATCATGGGGCATGAAATTTCCCACGCGCTGGCCAACCACACCGCCGAGCAAATGTCGCGGGCCATGGTGATCAATGCCGGCCTGGCGGCAACAGCTGCTGCTACCGACAACAACGCCATCGCCCTCTCGGGTGGTGCCATGGCAGCGAAGTATGCCTTGCAACTGCCCAACAGTCGGACTGCCGAAAACGAAGCAGACCGTATCGGCATCGAGCTGGCTACCCGTGCTGGTTATTCCCCGACCTCCGCCGTTACGCTCTGGGAAAAAATGCAGAAAGTCGGTGGCAGCTCCGGGCCGGAGTTCTTATCAACTCACCCGTCATCTGGCAACCGCGCCAAGGAACTGGGTAAACTGGCTCCGGAAATGAGAAAACTCAACCCAACGGCCAAAAAGTCTGCGGTTTATCCGGTGACCATCGTGCAGTAA